AGCACCACCTAAATAGTACATTCTTGTTTTTTCTAAAGGATGTTTTACTTCCAGTAATTCTGCTTTTTTAGTGTCAATATTTTGTTGAATATTTTCTATCGTAGCAACATTGGTTTCAGATTTTTTGCTGTTTTCTAAAACGGTAATTTCCTCATTAAAAGTTTCTATCTTTTTAGCTGCATCAGAATTATAACTTGCAAATACAGGGATGAAACAAAGAATTACCAAAACAGTCATTGCAATTAGATTCTTTCTTGCTTTGCCTGCTTTTTCCATTGGTTCTGTAGAAATTCCGGCAGGTAATTTTTTAGAAAAATGAAAAATTCCGGCAGCAATTAAAAACAATGCTCCAACAGCGGTATACAATAAAATTACTTTGTCTAAAGCTAAATGTTTAATCTGATCATCATCTACCGTTGCAGTAGTTCCGAAAAGAGCTAAACCTACAATGATAGGTCCGATTGATGTACCAAAAGAGTTGACTCCACCTGCAAGATTCTGTCGGCTTGTTCCTGTTTTAGGATCTCCCAACAAAACAGCGAAAGGATTGGCTGCAGTCTGCTGAATAGAAAAACCCAGTGCTACAACGAATAATCCGATTAGCATTCCGTAGTAAACATTTGCTTTCACCGCAACGATCATAATAGCTGCTCCGATTGCGGAAAGGAGGAGACCGTAAACAATACTTTTTTTGTAGCCCCATTTACCAATGATGTCTATGCCTTTGATTGTACTAAATATGAAAAGCAATAATGCTCCCAAAAAGTATGCAGTATAGAATGCAAAATCGATAAGCTGCGACTGGAACTGATCGAGTGAAAAATAATTTTTACAGAAAGGAATAAAAATGCTGTTTCCTGCTGCAATAAAACCCCAAAAGAAAAACACTAAAATCAGTGTATAAAGTGCGGGATAATTAGTAGGTTGAGTAGTTGTTTTTGACATATTTGTTAAAAATAGATTCTTAATAACAAATATATATTTTTTATGTGATTAACTGTGTTCTGTTAATGTTTTTTTTATTGTCTCAAAAGCTGACAGTTTTAAATCTCTTGGAGAGTTTGTTGGTTCCAGAATATCGTTGAAAAATACTTTTACTTTTCCGGGATAGCCTTTAGAATTATCAAATGGAAACATTTCCTTCAAACCGATAAAAGTGAAAACAGCAATAGGTGAGTGGTGTTTGGATGAAAGTGTAAAAGCTCCATCTTTAAATTCATCTAAAACAATTGAGGTATCATCGGGAACACCGCCTTCAGGAAAAAGAACAATACTGTTGCCTTCCTCCATTTTTTTGGCGCATCTTCTGTAGACATCGGCACGACTTTTTGGGCTGCTTCGGTCAACCATTACACAGATTCTTTTATAAATAGTTCCGAAAATCGGAATTTTTTCCAGTTCTTTTTTTCCAACATAACAAAGCTGATGATTGGGGAACAAAATGCAGGGAAGCATAATATCCATAATCGAAGTATGGTTTGAAATGATAACGTATTGTGTGTTTTTGTCGATTTTTTTATCGGTAAGATTGATAAGTTCATATCTTAAACCCATTCCGAAAAACATTCCGTAGCACCAGATTCTTATTAAAACATGAGCGTATTTAAAGGTGTTTTTCTTTAAAGATAAAATATAAACGGGTAATCCCAGAATAATAGTCAGAACAAAAGCCAATATGATCAGCCAGAATCTCCAGAGGTAATTTAAAATTGTAGTCACAAATCAACCGTTAAATATTACTTTTTTCTTTACAGAATAATTAAGAATAGAAACCAATAAAATAGCAGCAATCTTACTCGTCATTTCCGGACTCAAGGTATAAAAAATTAAATCAATATTATCTTTAAATATAAAACTATAAAAGATTTGGAAGAAACTTAAACTTAAAATGGTCGAAATAAAAGAAACTACCATAAAGTAAGCAAATTCTTTTCGTTTAGAATGCTTTCCACGCTCAAAAACAAACCAGATGCTCAGAAAATAATTAAATAAAATTCCGCAGCTTGTCGATAAGATATTACTTAACGGATAATGAATTCCGTGAAAATTTTGTTCCTGAGAAATGGCTTGTGGAAGATAGGTGCTGAATATTTTGAAACTCCCGATTTCCACAATCGCACTGAGGCCGCCTGCAATAATAAATAATAATACTTGTTTGTGGCGTAGTAGTAATGCTCTCATCTATTTTAATAATACGCAAATTTATAACTATATGTTAAACAGTGAAAAAAGTTGTTAATTTTTTTTTTTCGTGTTAAAATAATTTCTAATTTTAATTTTCAGAACAAAAGAAACTGTACCTGATAAAAAATTCATTTTCAACTTTTTCTGTTGATGGTCTTTCTATCTTGTAATGCATGATGAAAAGAATTTACACAAGTTTTACGAACTACTTTAACCTAAATATTTGTATGAAATCTCAAAACAAATACAGAAAATTTCAGCTTCAACAAAAAAATATTGAAGTTTTGGAAAAAGAAAATACCCGTTTCAAAAGGGTGTACTCAGAGTACGAAAATATGTCGGATGATCTTTGGAATCTTGAAAATTCTAATGGTGATCCTGTACCCGACGATTTTATCAACGCGATGGTAATGCAGGCTACTTATCTTGAAGAAGAGATAGAAGACTGGCTAATACAGTATAACCAAAATAAAAGCGAAATCAAAAACTGAACTTAATCATAAATGGAAGTATCTGTGTCTGTTTTTGAGGGCTAATTAAAGATAAATTCATAATTTAGCCCCTTAAAATTAGAAATATGGTTGCTATTGTTGATAGTGGTTCTACTAAATCTGACTGGGTAATCTTGGACGACTTCAAAAATGTTTTCTTAAAGACCGAAACCATTGGTTTCAACCCCAATTTTATCAGCAAAGAGCTTATTGTACCCGAAATTGAAAAAAATAACAGTTTATTATCTGTAAAAAATTCAATTACCAAAATCTTTTTCTACGGTTCAGGATGTGGCGTTAGAAAAAATTGCCAGACAATAGAAGAAGAAGTAGGAAAGATTTTTACCAATGCAGAGATTATTGTAAAAGAAGATTTGTATGCAGCAGCTTATGCAGCTTATAACGGGAAACCAACAATTGTCTGTATTTTGGGAACGGGTTCGAACTCATGTTATTTTGACGGAGAAAATTTAAAGATAAAACTTCCTTCATTAGGTTATCTTATGGGTGACGAAGGAAGTGGAAGCGCCATTGGAAAACAGTTGGTGCGCAGATTCTTTATGCAGAAACTTCCTCAGGATTTACATCTTGAGTTCAAAGAAATGTATGGATTAACGATTGATGAAGCATTGAAAAACATGTATCATACAACCAGACCCAATGCTTACTTAGCCAATTTCAATAAATTTGTGGTCGAAAGAAAAGATCATCCTTACTTTCAGGCAATGGTTTTGGAAGAGATGAAAAACTTTTTCGATTATCAGGTTCTTCCGTATGAAGAATCTCAGGATGCCGAGATCAATTTTATCGGCTCTATTGCTTATTATTACGAAAATATTTTACGTTCTGCAGCGTCAGAACTCAATTTGAATGTGGGGCACATTGTACAGAAGCCAATCGAAAGCTTGGTTGATTACCACATTAAATATATTTTATAGTAGATAATAAGTTTAATAAAAAAGATAATATATAAATAAATGTCAAATTAAGTAATAAAACTTTCTAAACGACTTAGGAGTTCGCAGCGTAAAGAAATTTTAAAAGATTCCGTAAAGAAATTTCCACTGTTTGAGTGGCGGCAGAAAATATGATCAGCATCTGAAAAATTGTTTCCGCCCGAGTTTGGAAATTTTAGGAAGTTTTTAAAATTTTAGCGGAGAAATCCAGTCTTGAATTTTTGGTTCTTTTGTTTTAAGACAAAAGAACATTTATAACTTCTAATTTGATACATATTAAATAAAAAACCGAAAATTATATGTCAAGTAAAACTCACCGCGACGAAAAAAACTTTAGTCAGGCAGCGTTAGATTATCATAAAGCAGAACCCAAAGGAAAGATTGAGGTAATTCCTTCAAAGCCACACTCATCGCAGAGAGATTTGTCTTTGGCTTATTCTCCCGGAGTGGCTATTCCTTGTCTGGAAATTGAAAAAAATCCTGAAACCGTTTACGATTATACAGGAAAAGGAAATTTGGTGGCAGTTATTTCAAACGGAACGGCAGTTCTTGGTTTGGGAGACATTGGCGCTGAAGCTTCAAAACCGGTAATGGAAGGGAAAGGTCTTTTGTTTAAGATTTTTGCAGACATCAACGTTTTTGATATTGAAATCGACGAAAAAGATCCCGATAAATTTATCCAGATCGTAAAAGGGATTGCTCCAACTTTTGGGGGAATCAACCTTGAAGATATCAAAGCTCCGGAAGCTTTTTATATTGAGCAAAAATTAAAAGAAGAATTAGATATTCCGTTGATGCACGATGATCAGCACGGAACAGCTATTATTTCTGCAGCAGCATTGATTAACTCTCTTCAGATTGCCAATAAAAATATTGAAGAAGTAAAAATGGTGGTAAATGGAGCTGGAGCTGCAGCAATTGCTTGTACCAATCTTTATATTTCTCTTGGTTTAAAAAGAGAAAACGTATTGATGTGCGACAGCAAAGGTGTTATCAACCATAAAAGAGAAAATCTTACTCCTGAAAAATTAGATTTCATTGCTCAAACAGATGTTGAAACTTTAGAAGATGCTGTAAAAGGTTCAGATGTTTTCATTGGTTTGTCTAAAGGAAACGTGATGACACCAGAAATGTTGAGCAGCATGAACGAAAACCCAATCGTTTTTGCATTGGCAAATCCAGATCCTGAGATCGCTTATGATTTGGCACTTTCTACAAGAAAGGATGTGATTATGGCGACGGGAAGAAGTGATTATCCTAATCAGGTAAACAACGTTCTTGGTTTCCCATATATTTTCCGTGGTGCTTTAGATGTTCAGGCAAAAGGAATTAATGAAGAAATGAAATTGGCTGCCGTTCATGCAATTGCTGATTTAGCTAAAGAACCAGTTCCTGAAGCGGTAATTCTTGCTTATAATGTTAAGAATTTACAGTTTGGAAGAGAATATTTCATTCCAAAACCATTTGATAACAGATTAATTACTAAAGTATCAAGTGCAGTTGCAAAAGCGGCTATTGACAGTGGAGTTGCAAGAAAAACCATCACAGATTTCGACGAATATGAAACTCAGCTTCTCGACAGAATGGGAAGAGATGAGAAATTGGTGAGAATGATGCAGAACCGTGCAAAAGCAAATCCTAAGAGAATTACTTTGGGTAATGCTGAAGAATATAATGTTCTGAAAGCTGCACAGATTTTATATGAAGAAGGAATTGCTCATCCTATTCTTTTAGGGGACAAAAAATATGTGAAAGAACAAATGGAACGTTTCGGAATCAACATTGATGTTCCGATAATCGATCCTAGTGATGACGATCAGAAAGAAAACAGAAAAAAATACAGAGAAACCCTTTGGAAACTTCGTCAGAGAAAAGGGATGAACGAGTATAAAGCAAAAAGATACGTTCGCCAGAGAGATTATTTTGGTCCTTTGATGCTAAAACATGGTGATACAGACGGATTGATTATTGGTTTTTCTAAAAACTATGTTTCTACTTTAAGACCTGTTTTAGAAGTAATTGAAAAAGATAAAGGGGTTGATAAAGTAGCGGCAATGATGATGATTTTATCTGAAAAGAAACCTATTTTCTTCGCAGACACTTCGATCAACCAAAATCCTACCGCTGAAGATTTAGTGAATATTGCTAAAATGGCAGAACACACCGTGAAGTCATTCGCTATTGAACCGAGAATTGCAATGTTAGGTTTCGAAAACTTTTCTGCCATTTCTGATACTTCCAAAAAAGTGGCGAAAGCAGTAAATATTCTTCATGAGAAATTCCCGAAAATGATTGTGGATGGAGAAATTCAGCCTGATTTTGCAATGAACTCTGATCATTTAAGTGATTATCCATTCTCAAAATTAGGAACAACTCCAGCTAATACATTCATCTTCCCGAATCTAGAATCTGCAAACTTATCTTACAAAATTATCAGAGGAATGAAGGTTGCGCAAGTAATCGGGCCAATCTTGATGGGACTGAAACAGCCGGTTCACGTTTTACAAATGCGTTCAAGTGTTGATGAGATTGTAAACTTGGCAACGGTTGCAGTTTTGGATGCGCAGAGAAGAGAAGGCAAGAAGTAAATCAGTTTATTTTATCATAATACAAGAACTCCAAATTATTTTGGAGTTTTTTTGTTTTCCAGCTGAATCATTGCCATTGTAATGATAAAAAAAGTTAAATATCATTCTTATGTTAAATGAATTTATTACTTAGTTTAAATTACTATATTTGGAAGTTATAAAATTTAATAATGATATTTTCTTTACAAGGCATCGTTCAGGAGCTTACCCCAACTTACGCTGTAATCAACGTAAATGGTATAGGATATTATGTCGGAATCAGCCTCATGACTTCTCAAAGACTAACTTTAAATAAAGAAACATTTTTATTCATTCAGCAGATCATCCGTGAAGATGCGCATTTGCTTTTTGGGTTTCATACCCGTTTGGAAAAAGAAATGTTTAATCTCTTAATAAGTGTAAACGGTGTAGGTGCAGTTTCAGCACTTATTTTATTATCAACTTTAAGCCTTGAAGAAATTGCATCGGCAATACTTTCCGGAAACGGAGCTGTGATTCAGAAAGCCAAGGGAATCGGGGCAAAAACTGCCGAAAGAATTATTGTCGATTTGAAGGATAAGGTTCAAAAATTCGGGAATACTGAAGGTAATATTTCTTCGTTTGAGAATAATAAAGTGAAGGAAGAATCGTTATCTGCATTAGAAGTTCTAGGGATTCCTAAACGAACAAGTGAGAAAATTGCAGATCGAATTTTGAAACAAGTTCCGGAAATTACTGTAGAAGAATTGGTAAAACAAATTTTAAAAAACATTTAACATTTGGTGAAAAATAATAAGTTTCTCAGCATCTATATACTCTTGTCGTTTTTATTCTGCTCAATGAATGTTTTTGGGCAGGTGCAAAATCAGCAAGGTGTTTCTATAAAAAAGAATTACGAAGTTACCGACCCAACTTACTATGAAGCATATTACGATGTGAAAATCGGAATGTACTACGTATATCCTAAGATTGGTAATACAATTACCGGACCACCTGTTGCCATGTCGCCGGAAGATTATAAAGAGTTTATGCTTGCAGAGCAATCTAAAGCTTTTTATAGAGATAAATCTGACAGCTACAACTTAATGTTCAGAAAGGATAAATCTGATGCGGCAAAGAAAGGTCTTATCCCTTCTTTAACGATCAATAACAGACTTTTTGAATCTATTTTTGGAAGTAATAAAATTGAAATTATTCCTTCAGGATATGCTTCATTTGATTTTGGAGGTCTATATCAAAAAATCGATAACCCTTTAATTTTACCACAAAACAGAACGAGTTTTACATTTGATATTGACCAGAGAATTCAATTGGGATTAATTGGAAAAGTTGGTGAAAACTTACAGCTTAAAGCCAATTATGATACTCAAAGCGGTTTTGCTTTTGAGAATAGAATGAATTTGGTTTGGCAGTCAAAAGGTACCTGGAAAGATCTTCAGACAAAAGGCTTGAATGATGTGAATAAACCCAATGCAGGAGGTGAAGACAAGATTATCAAAAGAATAGAGTTTGGTAATGTGAATATGCCACTTTCAACAAGTTTGATTCGTGGTTCTGAATCTTTATTTGGGGTGAAATCTGAATTCCAGCTGGGTAAAACTTTCGGAACGGTAGTGCTTTCGCAACAACAAGGTGAAGCAAGAAATATCGTCGTACAAGGTGGTGGAACGATGAATAATTTTAAAATAAATGCTATAGATTATGAAGATAACCAGCATTATTTTATCGGGCAATATTTCTTGAATAATTATGATAATGCTTTGCTTAATTATCCTCAGATCAATTCCAGAATCAGTATTTCGAGAATGGAAGTGTGGGTTTTAGATCAGGGGAATTCAAATTTAGCTTATCAGAAGAGTATTATCGGGATCAGAGATTTAGGAGAAGGAGCTTCAGGAACGCCGGATAACTCTCAAAACGGATTATACAATCAGGTTAATAACGCCATTGGAAGTCCTAGAGAACAAGGGAAAAACTATCTGACAAACTTTCAGGGACAGACGTTTCCAGGAAGTGCCCAACCTTATGAAAATGGAGAGCATTTTGTTTTGAGTACCAAAGCAAGAAGAATGGATGCTAATGAATATACTTTTCATCCGCAATTGGGATATATCTCATTAAATCAAAAACTAAATGACAATCAGCTTTTGGCGGTTTCATTTTCATATACAGTTAACGGAACCAATCAGGTTTATAAAGTAGGGGAGTTCTCAGAAGAAAGCCCGGTTTTGGTCACCAAATTATTAAGATCAAATAGCAATACAAGAGTTGATTCGCCAATGTGGAATCTAATGATGAAGAATTTCTATTCTTTAGACGCAGCACAGGTAGACAGAGACGGTTTTATTTTAAATGTATATTATCGTGACGCTAAAACAGGAGGGAAGGTAAATTACTTACCCGGTACTTCCGTTGAAGGTACCAATTTGCTTAAACTTTTCAACTGGGATAGGCTTAACGTGAATGGCGACTTACAGTCTAATAATGGAGTTTTAGGTGATGGTGTTTTTGATTTTGTGGAAGGAATTACGATCAAAAAAGAACAAGGACGGATTATGTTTACTAAGGTACAGCCTTTTGGAAGTTATATGACGCAGGTTTTAGGCAGTAGTAATCCTCAATACGTATTTTCAGATCTTTATACGCAACAGAAACAGCAGGCAAGCCAAAGTAATCTTGCGTTACGATATACGATGGAAGGTCGTTATAAAGGAGCTCAAGGGCAAGGAATTTCTTTGGGTGCTGTGAATGTACCTCAAGGTTCTGTAAAAGTTTCTGCAAATGGAGTGCAGCTTACAGAAGGTATTGATTATACGGTAGATTATATGTTGGGAACAGTTACCATCATTAATGAAACAGTAAAACAATCGGGTCAGGCTATTAATATTTCATTAGAAAATCAGCTGACTTTCAATACTCAGAGAAAAAGATTTTTAGGTTTAAATTTAGAAAGAAGAGTCAGTGAAAACTTTATTTTTGGTGGAACTGTTGTTAATTATTCTGAATCTCCACTTACCCAAAAAGTAAATTACGGCCAGGAAGCTGTAAACAACACAATGGCGGGAGTGAATATGATGTACAACAATCAGTTGCCATTCCTGACAAGATTAACAGATAAAATTCCTGGAATCAACACTGAAGCTCCTTCTAACTTAAACTTTAAAATGGAAGGTGCCTATTTAATTCCGGGAATTAATAAAGGAACAAATGATCAATCATACATTGATGATTTTGAACAAACCACTTCAAAAATTTCATTAAAAGAACCTACAGCTTGGAGCTTGGCTTCTAAACCAGAGAAAAGCCAAGGAAATCCGCTTTTTGCCGGAGCAGGCGCTAATGATAATTTAACCAATGGTTATGGAAGAGGTTTACTTACCTGGTATAACATTGATCCAAGATTTTGGGGAGTAGGAGGTAGAGCTCCACAAGGAATTACTCCTGCATCGGTTTCTAATCATGCTTCGAGAAGGGTGCAATTCTCAGAAATTTTTAATAACAGAGATTTTGTAGCGGGAGAGCAGACTTTTACCAATACTTTTGATATTTCTTATTTTCCTCAGGAAAAGGGGCCTTACAATGCCAATCCGGCTACTGAAACGACACAGCAGAGATGGGCTGGAATTATGCGTCCGATAAGTGTTACTAACTTTGTGAATTCGAATATTGAATACGTAGAATTCTGGATGATGGATCCTTATGCAGACGGAAATACTTTAGGTACGAATCCTAAACTTTTACTACAATTAGGTAATGTCTCGGAAGACGTTTTGAAAGACGGTTTAATGCAATACGAAAATGGTTTGCCTACCGGAGGAAGCCCATCAACGACAACAACTTCCAACTGGGGAATACAGCCAAAACAGCCTCCGATTCTATATGCGTTTTCATCTGAAGGTGCAGATAGAACGGCACAGGATTTAGGATATGACGGATTAAGTTCAGATCAGGAAGCGATGAGGTTTGGTAATACTTTTGTAAATCCGGTAACCAATCTTTCCGACCCTGCAGTTGATGATTTTGTATTTTATTTGTCAGATAAATTTACAGGAAGTCAGGCTGCGTCTATCGTTCAGCGATACAAATATTTCAGAGGTCCGGAAGGAAATTCAAGAAGTGGTTCACTGGAAGTTTCTTCGCAGACTCCGGATGCAGAAGATATCAATAAAGATTATAACTTGGATCAAACTGAAAACTATAATGAATATATTGTTAATTTAGATCAAGCAAGTTTAGGATTAGGAGCAAATAATTATATCATCGATCAGAAAACGGTAACAGCTACTTTCCAAAATGGGCAAACAGATGATGTGAAATGGTATTTATTTAGAATTCCGGTTGCTAAACCTGGTGATCCAAATAGTGCATCCATACTTAATAATGTAAGATTTGCCAGATTATTATTAACAGGATTTGATCAAACTTCAACCTTGAGATTTGGTACAATGGATTTGATTAGATCAGATTGGAGAAGATATACCAGTAAAATTGCAAGTCCAACAGTAGCTTCTAATGATGAAGGTATTGGTACTGATATAGGAACTGCTGAACTTGAGGTAGGAAGTGTAAACATCGAAGAAAATGCATTAAACCAGCCACCTTATGTACTTCCTCCTGGAATCGATAGACAAGTTCTTAGTGGAAATGCAGGAGCACAAAGACAAAATGAAGCTTCTTTATATTTAAAAGCAACAAAAATTACAAATCAGGCTAAAGGAGTATTTAAAAATACATCTTTAGATATGAGAAGATATAAGAAACTAAGATTATTTGTTCATGGTCAAAATCTAGATAATCCGATTGCTTCAGATTATGATCCTAATACAAAATTCTTCATCAGATTTGGTAGCGACGCAACTGATAACTATTACGAATATGAAGCTTCTGTAAAATATACTTCCAATACTGCAACAACTCCTTTAGAAATTTGGCCTGCAGAAAATGATGTTGATTTTAATATTCAGGATTTCGTAGATGCAAAAATCAGAAGAGACAGAGAGTCGCCTAACGATATTATTCAAAGAAAAAAAGATTCGCAATTTGGTGATAGTAATAAAGGAATCTACATAAAAGGTAGACCTTCATTAGGAAATATTACGACGATTATGATTGGTGTAAGAAATGTTGGTACTGGTCGTGAAACTCCAAATAATGTAACTCTTTGGGTAAACGAAATTCGTCTTTCTGAAATTGAAAATGAT
Above is a genomic segment from Chryseobacterium mulctrae containing:
- a CDS encoding MFS transporter, which gives rise to MSKTTTQPTNYPALYTLILVFFFWGFIAAGNSIFIPFCKNYFSLDQFQSQLIDFAFYTAYFLGALLLFIFSTIKGIDIIGKWGYKKSIVYGLLLSAIGAAIMIVAVKANVYYGMLIGLFVVALGFSIQQTAANPFAVLLGDPKTGTSRQNLAGGVNSFGTSIGPIIVGLALFGTTATVDDDQIKHLALDKVILLYTAVGALFLIAAGIFHFSKKLPAGISTEPMEKAGKARKNLIAMTVLVILCFIPVFASYNSDAAKKIETFNEEITVLENSKKSETNVATIENIQQNIDTKKAELLEVKHPLEKTRMYYLGGALLAVVLCLVYANTSSKKNPEGWGAMKYPQLVLGMLAILAYVGVEVAIGSNLGELLSLPEFGGHQSSDLAPYISMYWGSLMIGRWTGAITVFNLNKQQQMIATIVVPFVAFLVIIGINVIAQKDMSNLYFYAICIVIQVILFLVSKNKPALTLIIFGLFGVIAMIVGLMTTGNFAIYAFLSGGLACSIMWPSIFTLAITGLGKYTAQGSAFLVMMILGGGIIPPLQGKLSDIIGIHSSYIIPVLCFAYITLFAYLAKKTLSKQGIDVDVLESEGAH
- a CDS encoding lysophospholipid acyltransferase family protein, yielding MTTILNYLWRFWLIILAFVLTIILGLPVYILSLKKNTFKYAHVLIRIWCYGMFFGMGLRYELINLTDKKIDKNTQYVIISNHTSIMDIMLPCILFPNHQLCYVGKKELEKIPIFGTIYKRICVMVDRSSPKSRADVYRRCAKKMEEGNSIVLFPEGGVPDDTSIVLDEFKDGAFTLSSKHHSPIAVFTFIGLKEMFPFDNSKGYPGKVKVFFNDILEPTNSPRDLKLSAFETIKKTLTEHS
- a CDS encoding GtrA family protein; this translates as MRALLLRHKQVLLFIIAGGLSAIVEIGSFKIFSTYLPQAISQEQNFHGIHYPLSNILSTSCGILFNYFLSIWFVFERGKHSKRKEFAYFMVVSFISTILSLSFFQIFYSFIFKDNIDLIFYTLSPEMTSKIAAILLVSILNYSVKKKVIFNG
- a CDS encoding ATPase, translating into MVAIVDSGSTKSDWVILDDFKNVFLKTETIGFNPNFISKELIVPEIEKNNSLLSVKNSITKIFFYGSGCGVRKNCQTIEEEVGKIFTNAEIIVKEDLYAAAYAAYNGKPTIVCILGTGSNSCYFDGENLKIKLPSLGYLMGDEGSGSAIGKQLVRRFFMQKLPQDLHLEFKEMYGLTIDEALKNMYHTTRPNAYLANFNKFVVERKDHPYFQAMVLEEMKNFFDYQVLPYEESQDAEINFIGSIAYYYENILRSAASELNLNVGHIVQKPIESLVDYHIKYIL
- a CDS encoding NADP-dependent malic enzyme, with the protein product MSSKTHRDEKNFSQAALDYHKAEPKGKIEVIPSKPHSSQRDLSLAYSPGVAIPCLEIEKNPETVYDYTGKGNLVAVISNGTAVLGLGDIGAEASKPVMEGKGLLFKIFADINVFDIEIDEKDPDKFIQIVKGIAPTFGGINLEDIKAPEAFYIEQKLKEELDIPLMHDDQHGTAIISAAALINSLQIANKNIEEVKMVVNGAGAAAIACTNLYISLGLKRENVLMCDSKGVINHKRENLTPEKLDFIAQTDVETLEDAVKGSDVFIGLSKGNVMTPEMLSSMNENPIVFALANPDPEIAYDLALSTRKDVIMATGRSDYPNQVNNVLGFPYIFRGALDVQAKGINEEMKLAAVHAIADLAKEPVPEAVILAYNVKNLQFGREYFIPKPFDNRLITKVSSAVAKAAIDSGVARKTITDFDEYETQLLDRMGRDEKLVRMMQNRAKANPKRITLGNAEEYNVLKAAQILYEEGIAHPILLGDKKYVKEQMERFGINIDVPIIDPSDDDQKENRKKYRETLWKLRQRKGMNEYKAKRYVRQRDYFGPLMLKHGDTDGLIIGFSKNYVSTLRPVLEVIEKDKGVDKVAAMMMILSEKKPIFFADTSINQNPTAEDLVNIAKMAEHTVKSFAIEPRIAMLGFENFSAISDTSKKVAKAVNILHEKFPKMIVDGEIQPDFAMNSDHLSDYPFSKLGTTPANTFIFPNLESANLSYKIIRGMKVAQVIGPILMGLKQPVHVLQMRSSVDEIVNLATVAVLDAQRREGKK
- the ruvA gene encoding Holliday junction branch migration protein RuvA is translated as MIFSLQGIVQELTPTYAVINVNGIGYYVGISLMTSQRLTLNKETFLFIQQIIREDAHLLFGFHTRLEKEMFNLLISVNGVGAVSALILLSTLSLEEIASAILSGNGAVIQKAKGIGAKTAERIIVDLKDKVQKFGNTEGNISSFENNKVKEESLSALEVLGIPKRTSEKIADRILKQVPEITVEELVKQILKNI